One genomic window of Punica granatum isolate Tunisia-2019 chromosome 1, ASM765513v2, whole genome shotgun sequence includes the following:
- the LOC116199933 gene encoding E3 ubiquitin-protein ligase UPL2-like isoform X1, whose translation MAALRSSLPSRLRQLLSGETAVGPSIRLDSETPPKVKAFIDKVIQSPLQDIAIPLSGFRWEYDKGNFHHWRPLFLHFEAYFKTYVSCRKDLLLSDKLTEDDSPFPKHAVLQILRVMQIILENCHNKSSFDGLEHFKLLLSSTDPEILIASLETLSALVKITKLHGGGKSIGCGAVNSYLLSLAQGWGSKEEGLGLYSCVVANEKTEEGLSLFPSEQDKEGDNSHFRLGSTLYFELNGVSGQSEESSAPAQASTSRVIHMPDLHLRKEDDLVIMKQCIEQYNVPPDLRFPLLTRIRYAHAFRSARTCRLYSRISLFAFIVLVQSSDAHEELTSFFANEPEYTNELIRIVRSEDSIPGTIRTLAMLALGAQLAAYISSHERARILSGSSLSFTATNRTILLNVLQKAVVSLKNSSDPSSLAFVEALLQFYVLHIVSSSTSGNNLRGWGMLPTFLPLLEDSDPGHLHLVCFAVKTIQKLMDYSSSAVSHFRELGGVELLVQRLQLEVHRVIGLSVDVGAPPVGESSRSNEDLLNSQKRLIKVSLKALGSATYSPSNPSRSQNSQESVLASTLSLIFQNIEKFGGDIYHSAVTLMSEIIHKDPTCLPALFEMGLPDAFLASVVAGVLPSAKALTCVPNGLGAICLNTRGVDAVKETSALRFLVNIFTSKKYVVAMNEAIVPLANALEELLRHVSSVRSDGVDIIVEIVEKISSISETNGTGTSGNVDGSTAMDMDSEDKENASGCSLAGCVDSTAERIGDEQFIQLSVFHLMVLVHRTMENSETCRLFVEKSGIDALLKLLLRPSIAQSSEGMSIALHSTMVFKGFTQHHSAPLARAFCSALREHLKKVLAGFLSGPGSFLLDPKGTQDEEIFSELSLVEFLLFLAASKDNRWVAALLLEFANGSKDVLEDIGRLQREVIWQIALLEDSKLEKEDDVSGSVMESHQSEFSVNETEEQTFNSFRQLFDPMMRRRSSVVDMQNQFLEFFQLYRSLNGGSSFRGEVPSGLRPGSAHEEHPSDSPDATSRKELDKRRSYYASCCDMVRSLSFHITHLFQELGKVMLVPSRRREDTVNVSPSSKIVASAFASIALEHMNFGGHVNPSGSEASVSTKCRFFGKVIEFIDGILMDRPDSCSPILLNCLYGHGVIQSVLTTFEATSQLLFAVNKSPASPMETDDGNPKQDEKEDADKLWIYGPLASYGKLMDHLVTSSNILTPFTKHLLIQPLANVDVPFPRDAETFVKVLQSMVLKSVLPVWSHPQFTDCSYDFITTAISIIKHVFSGVEVKNVSSNISSRITGPPPNETTILTIVEMGFSRSRAEEALRQVGSNSVELAMEWLLSHPEEAQEDDELARALAMSLGNSEQDSGEDSSNAHGQHLEVELVHLPVVEELLATCVKLLEMKDSLAFPVHDLLMTICSHKDGQCRSTVISFIIGKLKDCSLASDSRHITLLSALFHVLALVLHEDVMAREIASGSGLVELASDLLSKWISVSGDRDKGDVPKWVTAAFLAVDRLLQADHKLNTEILDQLKRHDGSSISIDEDKKIKLQSALGLSLKHIDVQQQKKLIEIACTFIRNPLPSETIHAVLQLCATLTRNHSVAVNFLDAGGLSSLLSLPTSSLFPGFDNVAATIICHVLEDPNTLQQAMESEIRHSLVVAANRHSNGRVSPRNFLLTLSSVISRDPVIFMEAAQAVCQVEMVGERPYIVLLKDREKDKMKEKEEKASEKEKLASDGKVSLGSTNAGGHGNGHGRVTDSNSKNAKMHRKYPHSFTVVIELLLDSVIAFEPPLSDENTPSTSDMDIDVAAVKDKGKAIASVSEERETSSAEASASLAKVVFIMKLLTEILLMYASSVHVLLRKDAENGSCQGPHQKGCGGGVFHHVLRKFIPCARSSKKEGKKDGDWRHKLSTRASQFLVASCVRSAEARRRVFSEIHYVFNDFIESSKGYRLPGSELQVYVDLLNDVLTGRSPTGSYISSEASATLIDVGLVRSLTQILKVLDLDHVDSPKVATALIKALELVSKEYVHSADSNLGKGENASKPSDHTQHGRVDNSGEMPEPMEAVSQSNNDAMAAENAESSNNLRSYGGSEAVTDDMEHDQDLDGASASGSEDDFMHETSGDNRELQNGIDNASIRYDIQPHVQENVDEDDEDDDEDEEMSGDDDGDDVDEDDDEDDDHNDLEEEEVHHLPHHDTDQDDHDIDDDDDFDEEVLEEDDEDEDDEDGVILRLEEGINGINVFDHIEVLGRNNSFPNDSLHLMPVEVFGSRRLPRTTSIYNLLGRTTSTAPPSRHPLLSRPTSLLSSSHRQLESSSDVAFSDRNIETPSMRLDLIFRSLRSGRHGHRLNLWVDENQQMSGSSAATIPPGLEDVLVSQLRRPAAEKPSEQNKENEPNSNGEFSQRQESESGVMPEEAAGGHVNGEGEEVAPSVATDAPRNDDMGTPVADSIQINDSSGTRAQSVDMQFEHNDAIVRDVEAVSQESGGSGGTLGESLRSLDVEIGSADGQDDGGERQGSADRVTLTDPHAARSRRTNVSFGNAATATGRDTSLHRVTEVPENSAREGEQDGHTAEQQMTPDAGSIDPAFLDALPEELRAEVLSAQQGQVAQPSNAESQGNGDIDPEFLAALPSDIRAEVLAQQQAQRLQQSQELEGQPVEMDTVSIIATFPSDLREEVLLTSSDAILANLTPALVAEANMLRERFAHRYHNRTLFGMYPRNRRGESSRRGEASGSSLDRAGGSIASRRPFGMKLVEADGAPLVDTEALKSMIHLFRVVQPLYKGQLQRLLLNLCSHSETRTALVNILMNMLTPDTRKPVNQLNEAEASFRLYGCQKSVMYSRPQSFDGVPPLVSRRVLETMTYLARNHLYVAKILLQLRLPHAVPVGPENTDQSRGKAIMLIEENKNQPRGEYLPIELLLSLLNQPLYLRSIAHLEQLLSLLEVIIDNAETKESSPGKSAASVAEPSGSQVSLSEAEVNAESGRVSSAAGTSANVDRDMKSFSEKDETDTQTVLLNLPQGELRLLCSLLAKEGLSDNAYVLVAEVIKKLVKAAPTHCHLFITELASVVRSLTKSAIDELQMFGEAIKALLSVTSSEGSAILRVLQALSSLVTTLKEKEKDQKVVEVLPEKDYSAALSQVWDINAALEPLWLELSNCISRIESYSDSSPELTSSRASKSVPSGIMTPLPAGSQNVLPYIESFFVVAEKLHPAQTGSGNDLSIAAVPELEDATASGSHRKAPLPASSAKVDEKQVAFVKFSERHRKLLNAFIRQNPGLLEKSFSLLLKVPRFIEFDNKRAHFRSKIKHQHDHHHSPLRISVRRAYILEDSYNQLRMRSTDDLKGRLTVHFQGEEGIDAGGLTREWYQLLSRVIFDKGALLFTTVGNESTFQPNPNSVYQTEHLSYFKFVGRVVGKALFDGQLLDVHFTRSFYKHILGVKVTYLDIEAIDPDYFKNLKWMLENDITDVLDLTFSMDADEEKLILYERAEVTDYELLPGGRNIKVTEENKHQYVDLVAEHRLTTAIRPQINAFLEGFTELIPRELISIFNDKELELLISGLPEIDLDDMRANTEYSGYSAASPVIQWFWEVVQGFSKEDKARLLQFVTGTSKVPLEGFSALQGISGSQKFQIHKAYGSPEHLPSAHTCFNQLDLPEYPSKQHLEERLLLAIHEANEGFGFG comes from the exons ATGGCAGCCCTAAGATCGAGCTTGCCGTCTCGTCTCCGGCAGCTCCTGTCTGGTGAAACTGCCGTCGGTCCCTCCATCAGACTTGATTCCGAGACT CCTCCTAAAGTTAAAGCTTTCATTGACAAGGTCATCCAGAGTCCTCTGCAAGATATAGCGATACCTCTTTCTGGTTTTCGCTGGGAATATGATAAG GGAAATTTCCATCATTGGAGGCCACTATTTCTTCATTTTGAGGCATACTTCAAGACTTACGTGTCATGTAGGAAGGACCTGCTTTTGTCAGATAAATTAACAGAGGATGATAGTCCATTCCCAAAACATGCAGTTTTACAGATTTTGCGAGTGATGCAGATAATATTAGAGAATTGTCATAACAAGAGCTCATTCGATGGGTTAGAG CATTTCAAGCTCCTACTATCATCCACAGATCCAGAAATTCTGATAGCATCATTGGAGACTTTATCTGCACTTGTGAAAATAACTAAGCTGCATGGGGGTGGAAAGTCAATTGGATGTGGAGCAGTGAATAGCTATCTTCTTTCTTTGGCACAAGGCTGGGGAAGCAAGGAAGAAGGATTGGGTTTGTATTCATGTGTTGTTGCAAATGAGAAGACCGAAGAAGGACTATCTTTGTTCCCGTCGGAACAGGATAAGGAAGGTGATAATTCTCACTTTCGGCTGGGTTCGACCCTCTATTTTGAGCTGAATGGAGTGAGTGGGCAAAGTGAAGAATCCAGTGCTCCAGCACAAGCTTCTACTTCGAGAGTTATACACATGCCAGATCTTCATCTGCGGAAGGAGGATGATCTTGTCATTATGAAACAATGCATTGAGCAGTACAATGTGCCTCCTGATCTTAGATTTCCATTGCTTACTAGAATCAGATATGCTCATGCATTTCGTTCTGCCAGAACGTGCAGGCTGTACAGTAGGATTTCGCTTTTTGCTTTCATCGTGCTTGTTCAATCCAGTGATGCTCATGAAGAACTGACATCATTCTTTGCAAATGAGCCCGAGTATACAAATGAACTGATTAGAATTGTGCGGTCTGAAGATTCTATTCCAGGAACTATTCGTACACTTGCGATGCTGGCTCTGGGTGCTCAATTAGCTGCCTACATATCGTCTCATGAACGTGCGCGGATTTTAAGTGGATCAAGCCTTAGTTTCACTGCAACAAACCGCACTATTCTCTTGAATGTGCTTCAGAAGGCTGTGGTATCTCTAAAGAATTCCAGTGATCCATCATCACTTGCTTTTGTGGAAGCACTTCTTCAATTCTATGTTCTTCATATTGTGTCGTCTTCAACTTCTGGTAACAATCTTAGGGGTTGGGGGATGCTTCCCACATTTTTACCACTCCTGGAAGATTCAGATCCTGGCCACTTGCATCTTGTTTGTTTTGCTGTGAAGACCATTCAAAAGCTTATGGATTACAGTAGTTCAGCAGTTTCTCACTTCAGGGAGCTGGGTGGGGTTGAGCTTTTAGTTCAGAGATTGCAGCTAGAAGTTCATAGAGTCATCGGTTTGTCTGTAGATGTTGGTGCCCCACCTGTTGGTGAAAGTTCAAGAAGCAATGAAGATCTGTTGAATTCACAGAAGAGGCTCATTAAAGTCTCTTTGAAGGCACTTGGATCTGCTACATACTCACCATCAAATCCTAGTAGGTCCCAGAATTCTCAAGAAAGTGTCCTGGCATCCACCTTGTCACTTATTTTTCAGAATATAGAGAAATTTGGTGGTGACATTTATCACTCAGCTGTGACCCTTATGAGTGAAATCATTCACAAAGATCCTACCTGTTTACCCGCTTTGTTCGAAATGGGTCTTCCAGATGCTTTTTTAGCTTCAGTTGTGGCCGGTGTTCTTCCTTCTGCAAAGGCTCTTACCTGTGTCCCTAATGGGCTTGGTGCAATCTGTCTTAACACGAGAGGTGTTGATGCAGTTAAGGAAACTTCAGCCCTACGTTTCCTTGTCAACATATTTACCAGTAAGAAGTATGTTGTGGCAATGAATGAAGCTATTGTTCCTTTGGCAAATGCTTTGGAAGAACTCCTTCGCCATGTATCATCTGTGAGAAGCGATGGAGTTGATATAATTGTGGAGATTGTTGAAAAAATTTCTTCGATCAGTGAAACTAATGGGACAGGGACTTCTGGCAACGTCGATGGGAGTACAGCAATGGACATGGATTCTGAAGATAAGGAAAATGCCTCCGGATGCAGTCTGGCTGGTTGTGTGGATTCAACTGCTGAACGCATTGGTGACGAGCAATTTATTCAACTGTCAGTCTTTCATCTGATGGTTTTGGTTCATAGGACAATGGAAAACTCAGAAACGTGCCGGTTATTTGTAGAGAAATCAGGAATTGATGCTTTACTGAAGCTACTATTGAGGCCTAGCATTGCCCAGTCGTCTGAAGGGATGTCCATTGCCTTACATAGTACCATGGTCTTCAAGGGTTTCACTCAACATCACTCAGCTCCATTAGCACGTGCCTTCTGCTCTGCCCTGAGAGAGCATCTTAAAAAAGTGTTGGCTGGTTTTCTTTCTGGTCCTGGGTCCTTTTTGCTTGATCCCAAGGGGACCCAAGATGAGGAAATATTTTCTGAACTTTCCCTTGTTgagtttcttttatttcttgcCGCCTCTAAAGACAACCGTTGGGTAGCCGCATTGCTTCTAGAATTCGCCAATGGTAGCAAAGATGTTCTGGAAGACATTGGACGTCTCCAACGGGAAGTTATCTGGCAGATTGCACTTCTTGAAGATTCCAAGCTTGAAAAGGAGGATGATGTATCTGGGTCTGTCATGGAGTCACATCAATCAGAGTTCAGTGTGAATGAAACGGAAGAGCAGACGTTTAACTCCTTCAGGCAACTGTTTGATCCAATGATGAGGAGGAGATCATCCGTGGTTGATATGCAAAACCAGTTTTTGGAGTTCTTTCAACTTTATCGCAGTCTTAATGGTGGCAGCAGTTTCCGTGGTGAAGTCCCTTCAGGCCTGCGCCCTGGATCTGCGCATGAAGAGCATCCTTCTGATTCTCCAGATGCTACTTCTAGAAAAGAATTGGACAAACGCAGATCTTACTATGCATCTTGCTGTGACATGGTTAGATCACTTTCTTTTCACATAACCCATCTGTTTCAAGAGTTGGGAAAGGTCATGTTGGTTCCTTCTCGCCGTCGGGAGGATACTGTTAATGTGTCTCCATCGTCAAAAATAGTTGCCTCGGCTTTTGCTTCCATTGCTTTGGAACACATGAATTTTGGTGGCCATGTAAATCCTTCTGGATCAGAGGCTTCTGTTTCAACCAAGTGCCGCTTCTTTGGTAAGGTTATCGAGTTCATTGATGGTATTCTGATGGACAGACCAGATTCTTGCAGTCCCATTTTACTAAATTGCTTGTATGGCCATGGGGTAATTCAGTCAGTTCTGACTACCTTTGAAGCTACCAGTCAGTTGCTCTTTGCAGTTAATAAATCTCCTGCTTCTCCCATGGAGACTGACGACGGTAATCCAAAGCAAGATGAAAAGGAAGATGCTGATAAATTGTGGATTTATGGTCCTTTGGCGAGCTATGGTAAACTTATGGACCACCTGGTGACATCATCCAACATTTTGACTCCTTTTACTAAGCACTTGCTTATTCAGCCGTTGGCAAATGTCGATGTTCCTTTTCCGCGGGATGCTGAGACATTTGTAAAGGTCCTTCAATCCATGGTTCTGAAATCCGTTCTCCCTGTGTGGTCTCATCCTCAGTTCACTGACTGCAGCTATGATTTCATTACAACTGCTATTTCCATCATCAAACACGTTTTTTCGGGAGTTGAAGTAAAGAATGTTAGTAGCAATATCAGCTCGCGCATTACCGGTCCGCCTCCAAATGAGACAACCATTTTGACTATTGTAGAGATGGGCTTTTCACGATCTAGGGCTGAAGAAGCTTTGCGACAAGTTGGCTCAAATAGTGTGGAGCTTGCAATGGAGTGGTTACTTTCTCATCCAGAGGAAGCTCAGGAGGATGATGAACTAGCTCGTGCACTTGCCATGTCTCTTGGGAATTCTGAACAGGACTCGGGGGAAGATAGTTCGAATGCTCATGGTCAGCATCTTGAGGTGGAGTTGGTACACCTTCCGGTTGTGGAGGAGTTGCTAGCAACATGTGTGAAGCTTCTAGAGATGAAGGATTCATTGGCTTTTCCTGTTCATGACCTTCTCATGACGATCTGTTCCCACAAAGATGGCCAATGCAGATCCACTGTCATCTCATTCATCATTGGCAAATTGAAGGATTGCAGTTTGGCTTCTGACAGCAGACATATCACCTTGCTCTCGGCCCTTTTCCATGTTCTTGCTTTAGTTCTGCATGAGGATGTTATGGCCCGAGAAATTGCGTCAGGGAGTGGTCTTGTAGAACTTGCTTCAGATCTGCTGTCAAAGTGGATTTCTGTTTCAGGTGACAGGGATAAAGGTGATGTTCCAAAGTGGGTGACCGCAGCTTTTCTCGCTGTTGATAGACTTCTACAGGCAGATCACAAGTTGAACACGGAAATTCTTGACCAGTTGAAGCGGCATGATGGCTCGTCTATAAGTATTGATGAGGATAAGAAAATCAAGTTGCAGTCAGCATTGGGGTTATCTCTGAAGCATATTGATGTTCAGCAGCAGAAGAAACTGATCGAAATCGCCTGTACTTTTATTAGAAATCCACTGCCATCAGAAACAATTCATGCAGTTTTGCAGCTGTGTGCTACTCTCACAAGAAATCACTCTGTCGCTGTTAACTTTTTAGATGCGGGAGGTCTGAGTTCGCTTCTTTCTTTGCCCACAAGTAGCCTTTTCCCAGGTTTTGATAATGTTGCTGCTACTATTATCTGTCATGTGCTTGAAGATCCCAATACTCTCCAGCAAGCAATGGAATCTGAGATAAGGCACAGCCTTGTGGTTGCTGCTAACAGACATTCCAATGGAAGGGTCAGTCCCcgcaattttcttttaactttGAGTTCTGTTATTTCGCGGGACCCAGTTATATTCATGGAGGCTGCTCAGGCTGTATGCCAAGTTGAGATGGTGGGTGAAAGACCGTATATTGTCTTGCTCAAAGATCGAGagaaagataaaatgaaagaaaaagaggagaaaGCATCAGAGAAAGAAAAGCTTGCAAGTGATGGGAAGGTTTCTCTAGGTTCTACAAATGCCGGAGGCCATGGAAATGGGCATGGCAGGGTAACTGATTCTAATTCCAAGAATGCAAAAATGCATCGAAAGTATCCTCACAGCTTCACTGTTGTGATTGAGCTTCTCTTGGATTCAGTCATTGCTTTTGAACCTCCACTTTCTGATGAGAATACTCCATCAACTTCAGACATGGACATAGATGTTGCTGCAGTTAAGGATAAAGGGAAAGCCATTGCGAGTGTTTCTGAGGAGCGTGAGACCTCCAGTGCTGAAGCCTCTGCATCACTTGCAAAAGTTGTATTTATAATGAAACTTTTGACTGAGATTTTGCTGATGTATGCTTCCTCTGTGCATGTTTTACTCCGGAAAGATGCTGAAAATGGCAGCTGCCAGGGTCCTCATCAGAAAGGTTGTGGGGGGGGTGTTTTCCATCATGTTCTCCGTAAGTTTATTCCCTGCGCTAGAAGTTCCAAGaaggaaggaaagaaagaCGGAGATTGGAGGCATAAACTGTCAACTAGAGCAAGCCAATTTTTGGTTGCTTCTTGTGTGCGCTCTGCAGAGGCAAGGAGGAGGGTTTTCTCGGAAATCCATTATGTGTTTAATGATTTTATCGAATCAAGTAAGGGATACAGATTGCCAGGGAGCGAGTTGCAGGTGTATGTTGATCTGCTTAATGATGTTCTGACTGGTCGTTCACCTACTGGTTCATATATCTCATCAGAGGCTTCTGCTACTTTGATTGATGTTGGTCTAGTAAGGTCATTAACCCAGATTCTGAAAGTGTTAGATCTGGACCATGTTGATTCACCTAAAGTGGCCACAGCACTTATAAAAGCTCTTGAGCTTGTGTCTAAGGAGTATGTTCATTCTGCTGATTCCAACTTAGGGAAGGGTGAGAATGCATCGAAGCCTTCTGACCATACTCAGCATGGAAGAGTAGATAACAGTGGTGAGATGCCCGAACCTATGGAAGCAGTATCTCAATCAAACAATGATGCAATGGCTGCTGAGAATGCTGAGTCTTCTAATAATCTTCGGAGTTATGGCGGTTCTGAGGCTGTGACAGATGATATGGAGCATGACCAGGATCTTGATGGAGCCTCTGCTTCAGGTAGTGAGGATGACTTCATGCATGAAACTTCGGGAGACAACAGGGAGCTTCAAAATGGCATTGACAATGCAAGTATACGATATGATATCCAGCCTCATGTGCAGGAGAATGTTGACGAGGATgacgaagatgatgatgaggatgaggagATGTCTGGTGATGATGATGGAGATGATGTTGACGAGGacgatgatgaggatgatgacCACAATGATCTTGAGGAAGAGGAAGTTCATCACCTGCCGCATCATGATACAGATCAAGATGATCATGATAttgatgacgatgatgattTTGATGAAGAGGTCTTGGAGGAGgatgatgaagatgaggaCGATGAGGATGGTGTTATACTCAGGCTTGAGGAAGGAATCAATGGAATCAATGTCTTCGATCATATCGAAGTTCTTGGAAGAAATAACAGTTTTCCCAATGACTCACTTCACCTCATGCCAGTGGAAGTTTTTGGTTCCAGGCGTCTACCACGCACAACATCCATTTATAATCTTTTGGGTAGGACCACTAGTACTGCTCCCCCATCGAGGCATCCTCTTTTAAGTAGACCGACTTCACTGCTCTCATCTTCTCACAGACAGTTGG AGAGTTCGTCTGATGTAGCATTCTCTGATAGAAACATTGAGACACCCTCAATGAGGTTGGATCTGATCTTCCGATCATTGCGAAGTGGACGTCATGGGCATCGGTTGAACCTATGGGTAGATGAGAATCAGCAAATGAGTGGGTCAAGTGCGGCTACAATACCCCCAGGCTTAGAAGATGTACTTGTTTCCCAATTGAGGCGTCCAGCAGCTGAGAAACCTTCTGAGCAGAACAAAGAGAATGAGCCTAATAGCAATGGTGAATTCAGCCAGCGGCAGGAATCAGAATCTGGTGTAATGCCTGAGGAAGCTGCTGGAGGCCATGTAAATGGTGAAGGTGAGGAGGTTGCTCCATCTGTAGCAACTGATGCTCCTCGAAATGATGATATGGGAACTCCAGTGGCAGATTCTATCCAAATAAATGATTCATCTGGAACACGTGCACAATCTGTTGATATGCAGTTTGAACACAATGATGCTATTGTGCGGGATGTGGAAGCAGTGAGCCAAGAAAGTGGTGGAAGTGGAGGAACTCTTGGTGAAAGTTTACGGAGCTTGGATGTCGAGATTGGAAGTGCTGATGGACAAGATGATGGTGGAGAGAGACAGGGTTCTGCAGATAGGGTTACCTTGACTGATCCTCATGCTGCTCGCTCAAGGAGAACAAATGTATCTTTTGGAAATGCTGCAACTGCCACAGGCAGGGACACATCACTTCACCGGGTAACTGAAGTTCCAGAGAATTCTGCACGAGAAGGAGAGCAGGATGGTCATACGGCGGAGCAACAAATGACTCCTGATGCTGGATCTATTGATCCTGCTTTTCTAGATGCCCTGCCTGAGGAGTTGCGTGCAGAAGTGCTTTCAGCTCAACAAGGTCAAGTGGCTCAGCCTTCAAATGCTGAGTCCCAAGGTAATGGAGATATTGATCCAGAGTTTCTGGCTGCTCTTCCTTCAGATATCCGTGCAGAAGTATTAGCACAACAGCAAGCACAGAGGCTTCAGCAATCTCAGGAACTTGAAGGCCAACCAGTTGAAATGGACACAGTATCCATTATTGCGACATTTCCCTCAGATTTACGAGAAGAG GTTCTTCTGACATCATCAGATGCTATTTTAGCCAATCTCACTCCTGCTCTGGTCGCTGAGGCTAACATGTTGCGTGAAAGATTTGCTCATAGATATCACAATCGGACCCTCTTTGGTATGTATCCTAGAAATCGCAGGGGTGAGTCTTCTAGACGAGGTGAAGCTTCTGGATCCAGTCTTGACAGAGCTGGGGGCAGCATTGCTTCACGCAGACCCTTTGGGATGAAACTTGTTGAAGCTGATGGAGCTCCTCTTGTAGACACTGAAGCTCTCAAATCTATGATCCACCTGTTTCGTGTGGTTCAG CCACTTTACAAAGGTCAGCTCCAGAGGCTTCTCTTAAATTTATGTTCTCATAGTGAGACGAGGACTGCATTGGTGAATATCCTCATGAATATGCTGACGCCTGATACAAGGAAGCCTGTCAATCAGCTTAATGAGGCTGAGGCATCATTTCGTCTCTATGGTTGCCAAAAGAGCGTGATGTATTCTCGTCCCCAGTCTTTTGATG GAGTCCCCCCTTTGGTTTCTCGACGAGTCTTGGAAACCATGACTTATCTAGCTAGGAATCACCTATATGTAGCAAAGATTTTGCTTCAGCTTAGGCTGCCCCATGCGGTTCCGGTGGGGCCAGAGAATACTGATCAGTCACGTGGGAAAGCCATAATGctaattgaagaaaataaaaatcagcCCCGTGGAGAATATTTGCCGATTGAGCTTCTCTTGAGCCTCTTGAACCAGCCTCTTTACCTGCGGAGTATAGCTCATCTTGAACAG CTGCTCAGCTTATTGGAGGTCATAATCGACAATGCTGAAACCAAAGAAAGTTCACCGGGGAAATCAGCAGCATCTGTTGCTGAACCATCTGGTTCCCAGGTTTCTCTGTCTGAAGCTGAAGTGAATGCGGAATCTGGCAGAGTCTCCTCTGCAGCAGGTACCTCGGCCAATGTGGATAGGGACATGAAGAGTTTTAGTGAAAAAGATGAAACTGATACTCAGACTGTTCTTCTCAATTTGCCACAAGGGGAACTTCGACTTCTTTGCTCATTGCTCGCAAAAGAGGG GTTGTCGGATAATGCTTATGTTCTGGTCGCTGAGGTGATTAAGAAGTTGGTGAAAGCTGCTCCCACTCATTGCCATCTATTCATAACTGAGCTGGCTAGCGTGGTTCGGAGTTTGACCAAGTCTGCCATAGATGAGCTACAAATGTTTGGGGAAGCAATCAAAGCACTCTTGAGTGTTACATCATCTGAGGGATCTGCAATACTAAGGGTTTTGCAGGCGTTGAGCTCCCTTGTGACCacattgaaagaaaaagaaaaggatcaGAAGGTGGTTGAGGTTCTTCCTGAGAAGGATTATTCTGCTGCTCTCTCTCAGGTGTGGGATATCAATGCTGCTTTGGAACCTTTATGGTTGGAATTAAGCAATTGCATCAGCAGGATAGAGAGTTATTCAGATTCTTCACCCGAGCTGACTTCATCACGAGCTTCAAAGTCTGTTCCATCGGGCATAATGACTCCTCTCCCTGCTGGCTCTCAGAATGTTCTGCCCTACATAGAATCCTTCTTCGTCGTGGCAGAGAAATTGCATCCTGCTCAGACGGGTAGCGGCAACGACTTGAGTATAGCTGCAGTTCCTGAGCTTGAAGATGCTACAGCATCAGGAAGTCATCGAAAGGCCCCTTTGCCAGCTTCTTCAGCAAAAGTTGATGAGAAACAAGTTGCTTTTGTCAAGTTCTCGGAGAGGCACAGGAAGCTGCTGAATGCCTTCATAAGGCAGAATCCAGGATTGCTGGAGAAGTCCTTCTCCCTCTTGCTGAAAGTCCCCCGGTTCATTGAATTTGACAACAAACGGGCCCATTTCAGGTCGAAGATAAAGCATCAGCATGATCACCATCACAGCCCTCTGAGGATCTCTGTGAGAAGGGCTTATATTCTCGAAGACTCATATAACCAGTTGCGCATGAGATCCACTGACGATCTGAAGGGGCGGCTGACTGTACATTTTCAGGGTGAGGAAGGTATAGATGCGGGTGGACTCACAAGGGAATGGTATCAGCTGTTGTCTCGGGTCATTTTCGACAAGGGAGCATTGCTATTCACCACTGTCGGAAATGAATCGACTTTTCAACCTAATCCTAATTCTGTTTACCAAACTGAGCATCTTTCGTACTTTAAGTTCGTCGGCCGAGTT GTTGGGAAAGCGCTGTTTGATGGGCAACTTTTGGATGTCCACTTCACTCGATCTTTCTACAAGCATATCTTGGGGGTCAAAGTTACCTATCTTGATATTGAGGCAATTGATCCTGATTACTTCAAGAATTTGAAATGGATGCTCGAG AACGATATAACGGATGTCCTGGACCTCACTTTCAGCATGGATGCGGATGAGGAGAAGTTGATATTATACGAGCGAGCAGAG GTTACTGACTATGAATTGCTCCCCGGGGGACGAAATATCAAAGTCACTGAGGAGAACAAGCATCAGTATGTTGATCTGGTAGCCGAGCATCGCTTAACAACTGCCATTCGTCCTCAGATTAACGCTTTCCTTGAAGGATTCACTGAGCTGATTCCTAGGGAGTTGATATCTATCTTCAATGATAAAGAACTGGAGTTATTGATTAGTGGTCTTCCGGAGATTGACC TGGACGATATGAGGGCAAATACAGAATATTCAGGATATAGCGCTGCATCCCCTGTTATCCAATGGTTCTGGGAAGTCGTCCAAGGTTTCAGCAAGGAAGACAAGGCTCGGCTCTTGCAGTTTGTGACTGGCACTTCAAAG GTGCCCTTGGAAGGTTTCAGTGCACTTCAAGGAATTTCAGGCTCACAGAAGTTCCAGATCCACAAGGCCTACGGCAGCCCCGAACATTTACCTTCTGCTCATACTTG CTTCAATCAGCTGGATCTACCAGAGTACCCATCAAAACAACACCTCGAAGAGAGGCTGCTGCTCGCGATTCATGAGGCCAACGAAGGATTCGGGTTTGGTTAA